The window tgatgtattgttacaccatgtaggagcagtatagacctagtctgttcattatatacatctacatgatgtattgttacaccatgtaggagcagtatagacctagtctgttcatcatatacatttacattatgtattgttacaccatgtaggagcagtatagacctagtctgttcattatatacatttacatgatgtattgttacaccatgtaggagcagtatagacctagtctgttcattatatacatctacatgatgtattgttacaccatgtaggagcagtatggacctagtctgttcattatatacatctacatgatgtattgttacagcatgtaggagcagtatggacctagtctgttcattatatacatttacatgatgtattgttacaccatgtaggagcagtatagacctagtctgttcattatatacatctacatgatgtattgttacaccatgtaggagcagtatggacctacagtagcttgctacttatttagatttagtttgaCTAATTAATGTGACTAATTTAGATGTAATATAACTTAATGtaactgccttaaatgtgctgtagtaaCAATTTTTTATTcacactaatcaatcaacacattcctgtctttgtatgtctcaatataatgaaattatttaattaaatccatttgaaataatcatttttttttaaaataaaattagatcctcaactgcgtttcacctccagtcagcagacggcgatgtgcgtctttcaggcgacgctgccagcgtgacgtataatctagtggacggttcttcataaacagctcgtcaaccacctcggtagcttgctagccaacataaccgaaagattcaagctatttatacgcttttGGTGTATATTACCTACTGTGTTTTAgacacacttctgtcgtatctacttgttaacctatttaatttaatattacgttattttgtattagtcagctatagtagctggctggttaagttagcactagcctagtccctaatgatagctagctagctaacatccccgaacatgagctcAGTAAGCTTCTCCCCTCTTGTtaaagaagaggaggtctgctggacggagaaagaagctctggggctgaacattgtcgtgaaagaggagaaggaagaagaggatgtcacagtaaaacaagaagtagagggtgatgctgttacagtgaaagaagaagagaaagacgcgttcagagtttatggagtgaaagaggaggaggatttttCTGTGAAAGAAAAGGAGGAAGATGAAGTTTTTGGAGTGGAGGATGAAgagggggagattactgtcacattagaggaggatgaagaacagaggactggagatctgattaacaccagtaaatacagtgagCAATATCTTATAAAACAGGTCCAttgatctgattaacaccagtaaatacagtgagTACTATCTTATAAGACAGgggcacaaactctgcagttgttgaagtAATGTGTGATTTTTGAAAGGGCATTCTATACTTGAATATGTTTTTGTACTGTGAATTGTTCATGACTACCTCCAGTGATTATTTTTtaacttttcctgttgaaaagtgctatataaatacagtaaagtataaacacactaaagggaaacaaataaatgttttgagcaaaatagtgttttttagACAACTGCAAACTAGAAGGAGTGAGTGATGTCATAGTAAGGCCTTCAAGGAGTTGGCTTGATGGGAAGTCGTGATGTCATCCAATAGGAGACTGAtcttcatgtgaatattcattattcttttaaaatccttcctgttctgtcaagttggttgttgatcattgctagaaatacattttcaagtcttgccttagaccttcaagacgatttaagtccaaactgtaactaggccactcaggaacattcaatgtcatcttggtaagctaatccagtgtagatttggccttgtggtttaggttattttcctgttCCTACAGTTTTTTGTATTCAGATCTCTAAAATACACTCTACCTACATAACATTTAGTGTCTCCTTATGTTACGCtgagaaaacagttttcatgggcacagaaatcctaaatcatttcagagtttgctaaatccaatggttctaaccgagagtcaccttaactttattgacaacacccaaatcaatactgtcattaacgcggttcttcaataattacacataattcttaatactgtagctgtttggTTACAGTtacatgttcaactatcatcagctgatccaggaaataaTTTTTTGAATGCCAGTCAAatcggggcagcaggtagcctagtggttagagcgttggactagtaaccgaaaggttgcaagatcgtaaaaatctgtcgttctgcccctgaacaaggcagtccttcactgttcctaggccgtcattgaaaaaaataatttgttcttaacaaacttagttaaataaagttaagaataaaaatatctaaaaaatgacaaacatcacaacatgcaacaacaaccaaagtgcttcttcattcattactctggtaaagacagttatgccgtgctccacgttggatccaacatccctaacaaattgatgtttataatgttattgtctgcttgatttacagtagtgtctcgtttgtctgtttgcacacagagatacttagctcataatgtgtagagaactgttccttgatggataggctattgtacaacacacagagctattttcctttatttaggacatttagaatgaaaacacattacagagtagcctagtgggatTATTACAAAATGATCTGGTTATGAAATGTCATGACAAAGCCATTTTAGTTTCCATGTTTCACTTGAAATATTAAATGATTTATAGTCCTAGGTCtgtgttatgggtcctacagtaggtctatgttattgttaggtgaagttatgggtcctacagtaggtctatgttattgttaggtgaagttatgggtcctacagtaggtctatgttgttgttaggtgaagttatgggtcctacagtaggtctatgttgttgttaggtgaagttatgggtcctacagtaggtctatcttgttgttaggtgaagttatgggtcctacagtaggtctatgttgttgttaggggaagttatgggccaatttgttaaacacttaatgtacaaaccctcagtttcaggctgatggcaaagctagctaaagagcattttactggttgaagtgttttataagtataaagcagttgatttgcgacaataacacaaacatattaatCAGGAGATTCAAACGAGCCTAACAGTTGTAATCCAATAGTAATGTGAAAGGCACTCATAAACAACCTGTAAATGGCTATTTttgctgtcagcctatgagaactCCCCTGCGTTTTCCCACACGGTGGTGAATTAGTGAATAGACACAGAACTTAACGTGAGTTTCCTTCagtagcactcctgatcttgcGCTGATTATGCACTGtaatattcagaatacattgtggaaaactaaaatctttgctcaccatttttgttccaggcagatatactacatccataactagtggtttcctcattagcagatatactacatccataactagtggtttcctcattaccagatatactacatccataactagtggtttcctcattaccagatatactacatccataactagtggtttcctcattagcagatctactacatccataactagtgatttcctcattagcagggaggtgtttctgcaatcaaattgtgtgtgcatcgccctcgtgctgcaattttagcaaacacagaaaggggccttttTTGGAGATCAAAGGTCGTCTGGTACACTGCTTAGAGTTTGACTGTCTTGAGACAATTGTAAAATAATTTAACAGACCtctgggcatcaccttttacatcaaataaacagtggatttctgctgttgtggcccTTTAaccgtctgactttgttgttcacacaggagagagatgtgactgtcgtggatcctctggggagcctcaacaacctcatgatgctgacaaggcagagaagattctctccacatcagaacacctccagaaacaccagcagagaaccacagggaagaaatctcactgctgctctgactgtgggaaatgttgcaaatcttcatcagaacttaaaatacaccagagaacacacacaggagagaacccttatagctgtgatcaatgtgggaagacttttactacatctagccaactaactgtacaccagagaacacacacaggagagaaaccatatagctgtgatcaatgtgggaagagttttgctaaatctagccatctgactgcacaccagagaacacacacaggagagaaatcttatacctgtgatcaatgtgggaagagttttgctaaatctagcaatctgactacacaccagagaacacacacaggagagaaaccatataccTGTGATCAATGTAGGATGAGTTTTTCTACATCTAGCAAtctaactaaccaccatagaacacacacaggagataatccgtgctgtgatcaatgtgggaagagtttttgtaCTCCTAggtatctaactatacaccagagaacacacacaggagagaaaccttatagctgtgatcaatgtaggaaaagtttttcttcttctagctatctaactatacaccatagaatacacaccggagagaaaccttttagctgtgatcattgtgggaagagtttttcttcttctcgctatctaactatacaccatagaacacacacaggagagaaaccatatagctgtgatcgatgtgggaagagttttactcagccaAACAGCCTGAATATACACAAGCGGACAAACACAGgggaagagatactctgataaaagatctctgattaaacataaaatacatcaaggagttgtttcatgatatcaatgaaataatgtcacaatgtagaatgttttaatgatgtcacaatgtagaacgttttaacattgtagtaggagtattttaatgatgtcacaatgtagaagccTAAACATTTGTCCCTGTTACACTtcccacgttggtgacccacttgaatcaaaatgcaacacttcaaaatgtagcaaactgttttctacaaattgtcctctaaccagggatgtaCACATTACTCCCAGATtctgtgtggtttttgagctattcgttttaacaggacgtgcaacctcatctccctcctgttGCACAAATGATTTTAGCATGAAATTGATTAGTTATGACAAATTagtgttgcgttcctttgtttagcgacccctacatttaaatgcattccaacatcacgtacaacctgatttcccccctaattgatatcagtgatttattgctacttgtcaaaacaacgtTTCTGgaaatatgattattgtggcagatgtttgtgtaaatagcacatgttatgtttaggttttcaatttatcccaaactgtttctgcatattggttattgatttggacatgttaaaactgtgttttgacattgaggctatcccacctagcacaatgtaattgaaaagtcgttgaaaataagactatgcaatcaaaaaaaaatgtatatatttttctattatACCATGCCTTACCATTAAGTTAattattgccaatacatattaacaaaggggtgtcCATTTGGTTTTGATcattcatatttacaattcatgtaacttttagtaatcataattatttatgcaatCAACTGACAATTTACGGGTataattatattgacattgttgcccttcTTTTAGAATAGCAGGTTtaattctcagatgtgccaaacCAAAtttactagagcatgacattggggactggggcccgatccaacaacatgcctatcgagtgaaccctgaaaagagagagaagctccgcagtgaggtggaaagttactacggaaATTGCAGGAGTTTGATTGTTCCAAGGGTGGGCAGTCATAGTTTTGCGTTTAGCCATtgcgttgccatggatcacaatttattttgactgcacggttttccgtattggagatgagttttgtttgggctcgttccaaggggacgagagttctagaagctagtgggttTTAGGAAGAGGAGAGTTCTAGAAGATAGTGAGTTCTAGGATTCTATAGAAtgaaaaaggagaaaaaaagaatacgattgtatattattatttagaaatacGTGTTTTTTCTTGattttaattgttgacagccagtagacactatgtttatattgtagaagcattgtagttgattatgtgAAATGGAGGTTTTCTGTTTGGGGGTGAGCAAACATGTCCAACAAAAATTATAGGTTTtatttgttgtcttaagggggaaggtgttacaggctttggtttttccatttatgttttgaggttggtcTTTATCAcgtctagctcgttagcacgtaggacgcacCGATtcgtgtcacctcgttagtcagtatgtgttacacctgtgctggcttgtccatctcgttagtgggaaggtgtttcacctgagctggtccaggttctatttaagagtgtctggcccattgcttcagttgtcttgatagatgtggagagtcaacacctttagttgcgccacctttttggtttgcttcttgtctttaagtttggtgtgggtttttcatTTGTTTgcttcttcttgggcagatttagtgggtctcatggtgggtgtcttttaggtcccagttgttgttactagtcaactttcagtggacactgagagcaaaactgcaacattatgttataatacttttattgcatcaaatggttgttttatgcaacagaatagagggttcttagaactatagtgtctgtgtgttctactgaggacgggcctctgggagaaaacactgacaggagatttacaatgtcttttgggtgataaacctgaagagaccgcattccagagcatgagttaatgtttctgttctatatggtaccagggagagatgaccccagggccagaccctggtctctacacaaagagtgctgtttttacagcagatactgtctgctgagaattataagtatctttcatacaaatcttaaccttgtgacccgttctatacatctgttgttcgtcatgtaggttgaaaggggtgtatcttggctatagaAGACCTTTGTCCCGTGGGTtgaccagccatcattatcgtagagcactcaattgATTATCTTTATATTTGTACGTTGTATTGACCTGTTCCCTTATTAAGTGAATAAATATTTAGTTTAagaataactctgacttgtgtgataagttttcTCATTTGATATTAAAGAAATTAACCAGCACATTTGGGGATGTGAATCTTGACTTGGAAACCGCTTCTAATGACCAGGGTAAATGGTGCACGAGGGATCCCTCTAACTTGGGATCTCAGGGAGACCGCATTTCGGGAAAGGAGCCGATGgacccacctttgatctgagatgcagcgagccgagtggataccacatcttgaACATAGTTTAAACaaaagaggggggaaaaaaagcGAAACACACAAAGGGGAGTTTTTATCAAAACCTCGTAGGCTCTGAGTATGTATTCCAGCGTGAGGGGGgtcaccttggaggtgtaaacagggcccagtcaggaggctctgagtgtgtattccagtgtgagggggggcaccttggaggtgtaaacggcccagtcaggaggctctgagtgtgtattccagtgtgagggggctcaccttggaggtgtaaacagggcccagtcaggaggctctgagtgtgtattccagtgtgaggggggtcaccttggaggtgtaaacagggcccaatcaggaggctctgagtgtgtattccagcGTGAGGGGGgtcaccttggaggtgtaaacagggcccaatcaggaggctctgagtgtgtattccagcGTGAGGGGGgtcaccttggaggtgtaaacagggcccaatcaggaggctctgagtgtgtattccagtgtgagggggggcaccttggaggtgtaaacagggcccaatcaggaggctctgagtgtgtattccagtgtgagggggggcaccttggaggtgtaaacagggccgaggcagtaggctctgagtgtgtattcctgtgtggaggtgtaaacagggcccagtcaggaggctctgagtgtgtattcctgtgtgagggGGGCTCCTTGGAGGTGTAAAGAGGGGCGAGGCagtaggctctgagtgtgtattcctgtgtgagggggggcaccttggaggtgtaaacagggcccagtcaggaggctctgagtgtgtattcctgtgtggaggtgtaaacagggcccagtcaggaggctctgagtgtgtattcctgtgtgagggGGGCTCCTTGGAGGTGTAAAGAGGGGCGAGGCagtaggctctgagtgtgtatttctgtgtgagGGGGCTCCTTGGAGGTGTAAAGAGGGGCGAGGCagtaggctctgagtgtgtattattattattagtattccTGTGTGAGGGGGGCTCCTTGGAGGTGTAAAGAGGGGCGAGGCagtaggctctgagtgtgtattcctgtgtgagggGGGCTACTTGGAGGTGTAAAGGGCCcagtcagctatctgtgtgaacTGGATGAACTAGAATCTGTGTTTACTAAGACAATTTATGATATAATATAAGATAGTAAGGTGCACCTGTAATTATTTTAAACCTGGACCCCATTTTAGAAGTATTGAAAGATGTAAATGCATGAGTTGCATTATCCTAGGAACTAACCATAAGATAGAAATGTGAAAATATTCCTGCAGGTTAAAACCTTTCTggactacccatcccggatccgggatcattctcatcagaaacgctgactagcatagcctagcctagcgccacagggatatcatataatataatttcatgaaatcacaagtccaatacagcaaatgaaagataaacaacaatattggagaaagcactagccaatatagtactgccatacagtaacagtactgccatacaggcCTAATATCACATTTCAAGATATCTTTGTACACAAATTGTTTAATATTTTATCAGGCTGACTTGAAAGATTAAACGCAACATTTTGCTGCAAGGCAATACTGTGCTTGGATTCTGAAGGGCATTTATACAAAAGAGGTAGTCTAGACACTGTATTAATACCATTATGCATTTGAATCCCATCTACAGATACCATCTAAGATATTAATTTCCCTCCACAAGGGGGcggacatgtaacgtttccaaaatgggatagtattgtacatgtaacgtttccaaaatgggatagtattgtacatgtaacgtttccaaaatgggatagtatggTCCAtataacgtttccaaaatgggatagtattgtacatgtaacgttatgcccccttgtgagttaatagtattgcatgctgtagcaggcTATATGAAGAGGAAGACCTCCATTGACGATTCAGATCGTTGTAACAGGTCTCGTCTGGACAGGTCACCgtccttagttagttagttaattaacgttagctagttcattATCACAAAAGTGAGAATTTTCATATAATAAGGATTTCATATTTAAAAGTACAGAAATCAGAACCCATCACCTGctatgtaaaagagacagaagaatgcacaatggtcaatgctatctgggatccttggaACATCCCTAccataaaccctaaccttaaccattttaaatgtcaacttcaacaggctagggacgtcccaaggatgtatctctacctgaaaatacatgatctaagtgattgatagttggtattcagcagtcataaagccttatttactttaatgaactactaaaatagtgattttgtcagacagcatagacagcagctctacactttattgactgactgatccattcatccttccatccctcctcagccttcctctcctctgaagacccagtgagggtggagctcagtcagagagctgttgagggactggttaggaagaacacttctacagccagagaggtgagaggtcacagatGGTTTAGATGGTCAATATTTATGTCCCCTTAGCGGTTCATCACGTAagcaaaagggaatatgttccataatccatgtttatttacattagtgcaaattgtccacagatattggtgtaatttctcatcccttttggctgtatgaaagttaatttcccctcaggcacacacatttgttATTTGCTATTATGAAGGTCATTTGTGTagaatgtacttttccccactcattcaccACCTCTCTTTACATTGCTGATGCATATTTGGtggcctgactgcatccagactatGTCAAGGCCCaccctggtagatctgaacctaatgcagcttggagtgatcagatgatggaagtcacatttaggtgccaggtgtaactgaggccatagatgctccatatccattactttgagtgttttatataatatgactaaattggtttctgtgttgcaggggcagtcaagaaatggaacaaTAAGGCAGCAGAACAAGACATAAGCAGAGCTGtaggagaccacctcaagcccctggtagagccgggggtggtgtttaccactccaccagcagagctgtgggagaccacctagagcccccggtagagccgggggtggtgtttaccactccaccacaccttcagcaggctggaaatgTGGGATTGATCTGTTTGATCCATTTAATTGCTAGATTGTagttatttcgccactatgggcctatttattgccttacctccgtactccatttacacacactgtatatatatattttgtgttactgactgtacgtttgtttatgtgtaactctgtgttgtttttttgtcgcactgctttgctttatcttggccaggtcgcagttgtaaatgagaacttgttctcaactggcctacctggttaaactatcattatgacatcatggcctacctggttaaactatcattatgacatcatagccacctggttaaactatcattatgacatcatggtcacctggttaaactatcattatgacatcatggccacctggttaaactatcattatgacatcatggtcacctggtgaaataaaggtgaaataaaaataaaatgttgttgaaatcaaatcaagctttatttatacagcacacaGGGGAACAGGAACAAGAAAAAGACAAATAAAAGACAATGAAAATAATCAAAAAGACACAAACAGAAGAATAATGAATATTTTAAGGAAAttccattgattaaaatatttaTTGGATGCAATAACCAACCCAAAATATtagcttgttttttaggagggTTCTGAAAGGCACTATAAGGGTGTCCATGTaaattgactagtaacaacaactgggacctaagcacatttcagacatgggtgcaacacaatggcttctcagaaaaaatacaatgaaaaaaaaaaacagaaatattgagGATAAAAAACAAAGAACAACTGAAAGAATAATGAGCATTGcaaaggaaatgccattgattcaAATATTAACAATATAATGCTACATCCAACCCAAAACATAACTTGTTTTTTAGGAGGGTCTCTGAAAGACACTACGGGGGCATCGATTGAAAATTGACTggtaacaactgggacctaaaagacacccaccatgacacccactaaatctgcccaagaagaggcaaacaaaagaaaaacccacaccaaacttaaagacaggaagcaaaccaaaaaggtggagcaactaaaggtgttgactctccacatctatcaagacaactggagcactgggccagacactcttaaatagaacctggacctgctcaggtgaaacaccttcccactaacgagatggacaag of the Salvelinus fontinalis isolate EN_2023a unplaced genomic scaffold, ASM2944872v1 scaffold_0837, whole genome shotgun sequence genome contains:
- the LOC129847428 gene encoding zinc finger protein ZFP2-like, with the protein product MSSVSFSPLVKEEEVCWTEKEALGLNIVVKEEKEEEDVTVKQEVEGDAVTVKEEEKDAFRVYGVKEEEDFSVKEKEEDEVFGVEDEEGEITVTLEEDEEQRTGDLINTSKYRERCDCRGSSGEPQQPHDADKAEKILSTSEHLQKHQQRTTGKKSHCCSDCGKCCKSSSELKIHQRTHTGENPYSCDQCGKTFTTSSQLTVHQRTHTGEKPYSCDQCGKSFAKSSHLTAHQRTHTGEKSYTCDQCGKSFAKSSNLTTHQRTHTGEKPYTCDQCRMSFSTSSNLTNHHRTHTGDNPCCDQCGKSFCTPRYLTIHQRTHTGEKPYSCDQCRKSFSSSSYLTIHHRIHTGEKPFSCDHCGKSFSSSRYLTIHHRTHTGEKPYSCDRCGKSFTQPNSLNIHKRTNTGEEIL